The following are encoded together in the Paludisphaera mucosa genome:
- the rpsO gene encoding 30S ribosomal protein S15 has translation MAITKEKKQELIGSFSRADHDTGSPEVQIALLTARINDLTDHFKTHSKDHASRRGLLMMVSKRSGLLKYLRLHDRKKYLEVISRLGIRK, from the coding sequence ATGGCGATCACGAAGGAGAAGAAGCAGGAACTGATCGGGTCTTTTAGCCGGGCCGATCACGACACGGGCTCGCCGGAGGTGCAAATCGCCCTCCTGACGGCCCGGATCAACGATCTGACCGATCATTTCAAGACGCATAGCAAGGACCACGCCAGTCGCCGCGGGCTGCTGATGATGGTGTCCAAGCGGTCAGGCCTGCTCAAGTATCTGCGGCTCCACGACCGGAAGAAGTATCTCGAGGTGATCAGCCGCCTGGGCATCCGCAAGTAA
- a CDS encoding TIGR03960 family B12-binding radical SAM protein: MLNQELKDAVVARVLTRVRTPAQYVGGELNSVAKDHATVVGTVCLAFPDTYSLGMSHHGLQVLYSLMNDRGWACERVFAPLPDFEAAMRAEGLPLYGLETFTPLDQFDVVGFSLQYEISYTNVLTILDMGRIPLHAEDRDADDPLVIAGGPGGQNPELLAPYVDLFVMGDGEPSLPVVCEQWRAMRDSGLSREEKLAKIAGSVNWAYVPRFYQPIYAEDGTILEIRPTRDDVPAGIRPCVIQDLEGTPLPTRPVVPFVETAHDRIAIEIMRGCPWQCRFCQSTVIKRPLRYRTVETIVAAALESYRNTGYDEISLLSLSSSDYPDFENLVTRMSEVFTPLGVKISLPSLRITETLKKIPALLQEGRRSGLTLAPEVARDDMRAQIRKPIDNRDLYDGCAEAFRRGWRRVKLYFMCGLPGERPADLDGIIEMAETIARIGKDVTGRFADVTASVSNFVPKPHTPYQWNGMKDREYFHWAHKYLKSQVRLRSVTVKAHDIERSMLEGILTRGDRRVAAAMEEAWRRGARLDAWSEYFNASLWWRTFEDLGIDVAAYSQRERPVDEVLPWDHIHIKYGRDYLAKEQNRSVVQLEAMAGAV, translated from the coding sequence ATGCTGAATCAGGAACTCAAGGACGCCGTCGTCGCCCGGGTCCTCACGCGGGTCCGGACGCCGGCCCAGTACGTCGGCGGTGAGCTGAACAGCGTCGCCAAGGACCATGCGACGGTCGTCGGGACGGTCTGCCTCGCCTTCCCCGACACGTACTCGCTGGGCATGAGCCACCACGGGCTGCAGGTCCTTTACAGCCTGATGAACGACCGGGGCTGGGCCTGCGAGCGGGTCTTCGCCCCGTTGCCCGACTTCGAGGCCGCGATGCGGGCCGAGGGCCTGCCGCTCTACGGCCTGGAGACGTTCACCCCGCTCGACCAGTTCGACGTCGTCGGCTTCTCGCTCCAGTACGAGATCTCGTACACGAACGTCCTGACGATCCTCGACATGGGCCGGATCCCGCTCCACGCCGAGGACCGCGACGCCGACGACCCCCTGGTCATCGCAGGCGGCCCGGGCGGCCAGAACCCGGAGCTGCTCGCCCCCTACGTCGACCTGTTCGTCATGGGCGACGGCGAGCCCAGCCTGCCCGTCGTCTGCGAGCAGTGGCGGGCGATGAGGGATTCCGGTCTGTCTCGCGAGGAGAAGCTGGCGAAGATCGCCGGGTCGGTGAACTGGGCCTACGTGCCGCGGTTCTACCAGCCGATCTACGCCGAGGACGGCACGATTTTGGAGATCCGGCCGACCCGCGACGACGTCCCCGCCGGCATCCGCCCTTGCGTCATCCAGGACCTGGAAGGGACGCCCCTGCCGACGAGGCCGGTCGTCCCGTTCGTCGAGACCGCCCACGACCGGATCGCCATCGAGATCATGCGCGGCTGCCCCTGGCAGTGCCGGTTCTGCCAGAGCACCGTCATCAAGCGGCCCCTGCGCTACCGGACCGTCGAGACGATCGTCGCCGCGGCGCTGGAGTCGTACCGCAACACCGGCTACGACGAGATCAGCCTGCTGTCGCTCTCGTCCAGCGACTACCCGGACTTCGAGAACCTCGTTACACGGATGAGCGAGGTCTTCACGCCGCTGGGGGTCAAGATCTCGCTCCCCAGCCTTCGGATCACCGAGACCCTGAAGAAGATCCCCGCACTCCTGCAGGAAGGCCGCCGCAGCGGCCTGACCCTGGCCCCCGAGGTGGCCCGCGACGACATGCGGGCCCAGATCCGCAAGCCGATCGACAACCGCGACCTCTACGACGGCTGCGCCGAGGCGTTCCGCCGAGGGTGGCGGCGGGTCAAGCTCTACTTCATGTGCGGCCTCCCCGGCGAGCGGCCCGCCGACCTGGACGGGATCATCGAGATGGCCGAGACCATCGCCCGGATCGGCAAGGACGTCACCGGCCGCTTCGCCGACGTCACCGCGAGCGTCTCGAACTTCGTCCCCAAGCCCCACACGCCGTACCAGTGGAACGGGATGAAGGACCGCGAGTACTTCCACTGGGCCCACAAGTACCTCAAGTCGCAGGTCCGGCTCCGCTCGGTCACGGTCAAGGCCCACGACATTGAGCGCAGCATGCTCGAAGGCATCCTCACCCGCGGCGACCGCCGCGTCGCCGCCGCCATGGAGGAGGCCTGGCGCCGCGGGGCCCGGCTCGACGCCTGGAGCGAGTACTTCAACGCCTCGCTCTGGTGGCGGACCTTCGAGGACCTGGGGATCGACGTCGCCGCCTACAGCCAGCGCGAGCGGCCCGTCGACGAGGTCCTGCCCTGGGACCACATCCACATCAAGTACGGCCGCGACTACCTGGCGAAGGAGCAGAACCGCTCCGTCGTCCAGCTCGAAGCCATGGCCGGGGCCGTCTGA
- a CDS encoding Uma2 family endonuclease: MATAPAARLMTAEEFMRADLGEGPHELVRGEVVLVTPPPGYGHGSICYNLSGLFWEYQRRTGYGHAATNDSAVQTQRSPDTVRGADFVFFSNARWPKPTTFVTIPPIAPDLAVEVVSPSNRRGEILEKVAEYLNAGTLVVWIVYPKKRSIAIYRDAESPPVVLNDGDVLENFPELRGFRCLVSDVFA; this comes from the coding sequence ATGGCGACCGCACCCGCCGCACGCCTGATGACCGCCGAGGAGTTCATGCGGGCCGACCTGGGGGAAGGCCCCCACGAACTCGTGCGGGGAGAGGTGGTTCTCGTGACCCCGCCGCCTGGCTACGGACACGGATCGATCTGCTATAACCTGTCCGGGCTCTTCTGGGAGTATCAGCGCCGGACGGGATATGGACACGCCGCGACGAACGACTCCGCGGTGCAAACCCAGCGAAGCCCCGACACCGTCCGTGGCGCCGACTTCGTCTTCTTCAGCAATGCCCGGTGGCCCAAGCCAACGACGTTCGTCACCATCCCGCCCATCGCCCCCGACCTGGCCGTCGAAGTCGTCTCGCCGAGCAATCGGCGAGGCGAGATCCTCGAAAAGGTTGCTGAATACCTGAACGCGGGCACGCTCGTCGTCTGGATCGTCTACCCCAAGAAGCGGTCGATCGCGATCTATCGCGACGCCGAGTCGCCGCCGGTCGTGCTGAACGACGGCGACGTCCTTGAGAACTTCCCCGAGCTTCGCGGGTTCCGCTGCCTGGTGTCGGACGTCTTCGCGTGA
- a CDS encoding aldose epimerase family protein: MNAFASGEGRAPFALLGCLLSLAIVAPAQAFGDVKGLSKMGYGKTKDGEAVELYTLQNGKTTVKIATYGATVVSIEVPDKNGHVADVTLGFDSLDGYLGEHPYFGATVGRVANRIAKGKFSLDGKDYTLAVNNPPNTLHGGKKGFNRVVWKAEPVESPDGPAVKMTYTSRDGEEGYPGTLTASVTFTVTANDELKIAYAATTDKATPLNLSNHTYFNLSGKGDATILDHELTLAASNYTPVDDTLIPTGEIVTVSGTPLDFTKPTAIGDRIAKLTGEPGGYDHNLVLDARAGAKATVYDPKSGRVLEMSTTEPGVQFYSGNFLDGTVVGRGGQVYRKHFGLCLEAQHFPDSIHHANFPDSVLRPGRTYTQTTTYKFSTR, from the coding sequence ATGAACGCGTTTGCATCCGGCGAGGGGCGAGCCCCCTTCGCGCTCTTAGGGTGTCTCCTTTCGCTGGCGATCGTCGCCCCGGCCCAGGCGTTCGGCGACGTCAAGGGGTTGAGCAAGATGGGCTACGGCAAGACGAAGGACGGCGAGGCCGTCGAGCTGTACACGCTCCAGAACGGCAAGACCACCGTCAAGATCGCCACCTACGGCGCGACGGTCGTCTCGATCGAGGTGCCGGACAAGAACGGTCACGTCGCGGACGTGACGCTCGGGTTCGACTCGCTCGACGGCTACCTGGGCGAGCACCCCTACTTCGGCGCCACCGTGGGCCGCGTCGCCAACCGGATCGCGAAGGGCAAGTTCAGCCTCGACGGCAAGGACTACACCCTGGCGGTCAACAACCCGCCCAACACGCTCCACGGCGGCAAGAAGGGCTTCAACCGCGTCGTCTGGAAGGCCGAGCCGGTCGAGTCGCCGGACGGCCCCGCGGTGAAGATGACCTACACCAGCCGCGACGGCGAGGAAGGCTACCCGGGGACGCTCACGGCGTCCGTGACGTTCACCGTCACCGCCAACGACGAGCTGAAGATCGCCTACGCGGCGACCACCGACAAGGCGACCCCCCTCAACCTGTCGAACCACACCTATTTCAACCTGAGCGGCAAGGGCGACGCGACGATCCTCGACCACGAGCTGACGCTCGCCGCGTCGAACTACACGCCGGTCGACGACACCCTGATCCCCACCGGCGAGATCGTCACCGTCTCCGGGACCCCGCTCGACTTCACGAAGCCCACGGCCATCGGCGACCGGATCGCCAAGCTGACCGGCGAGCCCGGCGGCTACGACCACAACCTCGTGCTCGACGCCAGGGCCGGGGCCAAAGCGACGGTCTACGACCCCAAGTCGGGCCGGGTCCTCGAGATGTCCACCACCGAGCCCGGCGTCCAGTTCTACAGCGGCAATTTCCTGGACGGAACGGTCGTCGGCCGTGGCGGGCAGGTCTACAGGAAGCACTTCGGCCTCTGCCTGGAAGCCCAGCACTTCCCGGACTCGATCCACCACGCGAACTTCCCGGATTCGGTGCTCCGGCCCGGCCGGACCTACACCCAGACGACCACCTACAAGTTTTCGACCCGCTGA
- a CDS encoding carbohydrate kinase family protein — protein sequence MLGRVRVFGPAYLDRVLRVDGPLTGPDSTAPLDQSVEGRVGFGGGDDLTLVAPDGASIAIALPDDWPGPRGVVELDGGLGGPAGSRIAVRSGAWADDLGGMGAGFAAALGAELVSALGPEDDPTSREVADLMERHGVAHRGLRTDRRADWTLLISSGGHGDKLAVGFRGCHAALEPAAFEPSLAESCDVRIVAALPNRLSVGILKAPGARLRVFAPAMRNMIDRIDPVLPLIGPVDLLCCNRGEWEALEDREEVAARLSILVVTDGAAGAWVRFTDPQGGARTVRIPAFPRARPPRDTNRAGEAFAAFLIASLLGEGWRPESCTVEVELVRAAMRRASAASALVLDRLEFGFPSAEKVDAALARGIVD from the coding sequence ATGCTCGGTCGCGTCCGGGTCTTCGGCCCCGCCTACCTCGACCGAGTCCTCCGCGTCGACGGGCCCCTGACGGGTCCCGATTCGACGGCCCCGCTCGATCAGAGCGTCGAGGGCCGGGTCGGGTTCGGCGGGGGCGACGACCTGACCCTCGTCGCCCCTGATGGGGCTTCGATCGCGATCGCCCTCCCCGACGACTGGCCCGGTCCCCGCGGGGTCGTCGAGCTAGACGGCGGCCTCGGCGGCCCTGCCGGAAGCCGCATCGCCGTTCGCTCCGGGGCCTGGGCCGACGACCTGGGAGGCATGGGCGCGGGGTTCGCCGCCGCGTTGGGGGCCGAGCTGGTCTCGGCCCTGGGGCCGGAGGACGACCCGACGAGCCGGGAAGTCGCCGACCTGATGGAACGCCACGGCGTCGCCCACCGAGGCCTCCGCACGGACCGGCGCGCCGACTGGACGCTCCTGATCTCCAGCGGTGGGCACGGGGATAAGCTCGCGGTCGGCTTCCGCGGTTGCCACGCGGCGCTCGAACCGGCCGCCTTCGAGCCCTCTCTGGCCGAATCCTGCGACGTCCGGATCGTGGCGGCCCTGCCGAACCGGCTGTCGGTGGGGATCTTAAAGGCCCCCGGAGCCCGGCTACGGGTCTTCGCGCCGGCGATGCGGAACATGATCGACCGCATCGACCCGGTGCTGCCGCTGATCGGGCCCGTCGACCTCCTCTGCTGCAATCGGGGCGAGTGGGAGGCGCTGGAGGATCGCGAGGAGGTCGCGGCGCGGCTGTCCATCCTGGTCGTCACGGATGGGGCCGCGGGGGCCTGGGTGCGTTTCACCGACCCGCAAGGAGGTGCGCGGACGGTCCGGATCCCGGCGTTCCCCAGGGCCCGCCCCCCTCGCGACACCAACCGCGCGGGGGAGGCGTTCGCCGCCTTCCTGATCGCGAGCCTCCTCGGCGAGGGATGGCGGCCCGAATCGTGCACGGTGGAGGTGGAACTCGTCCGCGCGGCGATGCGGCGGGCGTCGGCGGCCTCGGCGCTCGTGCTGGACCGCCTGGAATTCGGATTCCCCTCGGCGGAAAAGGTGGACGCCGCGCTCGCCCGAGGGATCGTCGACTGA
- a CDS encoding MBL fold metallo-hydrolase: MSHRGLTVEGYSRAAVQTYWRVPELKLGFDLGVQPWSFMTTPNWFVSHAHLDHIAALPVLVARRRMMKMEPPTIYLPTEAVEGVNQLLRAFQRLDRGRMPVKLVGVEPGDEIALSRELVVKAFATRHTIPSLGFLVWERRKKLKPEYHDLSGEQIRDLRLSGVEVSSEIRIPKVAYMGDTAPAGLDANPDVYRAQILILEMTFVAPNERAAIIHKFGHTHLDDLIARADRFENEVIVASHFSTRLHPDHIQRIVDRRLPESLRSRLKVWL, from the coding sequence ATGTCCCACCGCGGGCTGACGGTCGAGGGCTATTCCCGGGCCGCCGTGCAGACCTACTGGCGGGTGCCGGAGCTGAAGCTCGGCTTCGACCTGGGGGTCCAGCCGTGGTCGTTCATGACCACGCCCAACTGGTTCGTGTCGCACGCGCACCTGGATCACATCGCCGCCCTGCCCGTCCTCGTCGCCCGCCGCCGGATGATGAAGATGGAGCCGCCGACGATCTATCTGCCGACCGAGGCCGTCGAGGGCGTCAACCAGCTTTTGCGCGCCTTCCAGCGGCTCGACCGGGGCCGCATGCCCGTCAAGCTGGTGGGCGTCGAGCCGGGCGACGAGATCGCCCTGTCGCGCGAGTTGGTGGTGAAGGCCTTCGCGACCCGGCACACGATCCCCTCGCTCGGGTTCCTGGTCTGGGAGCGCCGGAAGAAGCTGAAGCCCGAGTATCACGACCTCAGCGGCGAGCAGATCCGCGACCTGCGGCTCTCCGGCGTCGAGGTCTCGTCGGAGATCCGGATCCCCAAGGTGGCCTACATGGGGGACACCGCGCCCGCCGGCCTGGACGCCAACCCGGACGTCTACCGCGCCCAGATCCTGATCCTGGAGATGACGTTCGTCGCGCCCAACGAGCGGGCCGCGATCATCCACAAGTTCGGCCACACCCACCTCGACGACCTGATCGCCCGCGCGGATCGGTTCGAGAACGAAGTGATCGTGGCCTCGCACTTCAGCACCCGGCTCCATCCCGACCACATCCAGCGGATCGTCGACCGCCGCCTGCCCGAGTCCCTGCGGTCGCGGCTGAAGGTCTGGCTGTAA
- a CDS encoding YfhO family protein → MSQPEGTLVEADSSWFEPPTWGTRDLVALAVWTAGLCWVFREAVFLRGAFFYFDVSEINYPYRHFFAEELKAGRFSRWCPWLYCGMPLFSESQAGYLHPLKYLFYPWMETWKAFNFDTVFSIWLAGAGTYGWLRRHVGPAAALTGAALFGAGGFTWAHLVHTSMINALASVPFVVWALEWSWGSGRWRGVALGGFALACQVFAGHLQDVILCSGIVGLYGLFRACTSSTRAEARTVLTRTFGLVALGVLISAVQWIPSKELLDRSPRAGGLSYDELTYGSWSPELLPTLALREAYGTRARDTDWMDGFYPYHEMNAYLGLLGLALAVVGAAGPGGRDRWTTGFVLLTITGALLMLGRFTFLFDYANRIPIAGSSREPVRLHLWVSLGVAALAAVGVERLQRPGLVSLRAAMVFVAVVMIASLPILAYVYSPVWTDPRRWTTPYHIDRYRWLGRELGVGAIRTGVLLVAGLMLARAAAAAQNPVRRARLAAALPVLVFMDLLGAHEVDPVTVPPSYWTSPPESVQRLKADPTFIRVFGKGDRSAGEPGYASEPIDFFRARDALDWSLPAAWGLASSKGETPMIPRRILDYFDHAQYRAGRFDLDSVSHVVTGRTLRSTFVPNEPVGDAFLHVNPNALPRARLAGRPAYAEGREEAVETLTRLGPEVQERLVVEDPARPLDADARVAGTAKIETDLPEEVVVSVSAETPAYLVLADTFDPGWSATVDGEPAAIVPAYVAFRAVFVKPGSHRIVFRYAPAGFAAGLAATAVGCLLALGCMLRPGSATATPDHVVMAGAGRLKAVWLAAAILVVVASIPRLGPTGVSVQSRWGRAWHTFTWGAGLEAMHENRR, encoded by the coding sequence GTGTCGCAACCCGAAGGGACGCTCGTCGAGGCCGATTCGAGCTGGTTCGAGCCCCCGACCTGGGGGACGCGCGACCTCGTCGCGCTGGCCGTCTGGACGGCAGGACTCTGCTGGGTCTTCCGCGAGGCCGTGTTCCTCCGGGGCGCGTTCTTCTACTTCGACGTCAGCGAGATCAACTACCCGTACCGGCACTTCTTCGCCGAGGAGCTGAAGGCGGGCCGGTTTTCGCGCTGGTGCCCCTGGCTATACTGCGGGATGCCCCTGTTCAGCGAGAGCCAGGCGGGCTATCTCCACCCGCTCAAGTACCTTTTTTATCCCTGGATGGAGACCTGGAAGGCCTTCAATTTCGACACGGTCTTCTCCATCTGGCTCGCCGGCGCGGGGACGTACGGCTGGCTGCGCAGGCACGTCGGGCCGGCCGCGGCGCTGACCGGAGCGGCCCTCTTCGGCGCGGGGGGGTTCACCTGGGCGCACCTCGTCCACACCAGCATGATCAACGCGCTGGCGAGTGTGCCGTTCGTGGTCTGGGCGCTGGAATGGTCGTGGGGATCGGGACGGTGGCGGGGCGTCGCTCTGGGCGGGTTCGCCCTCGCCTGCCAGGTCTTCGCAGGACACCTCCAGGACGTCATCCTCTGCTCGGGGATCGTCGGCCTCTACGGCCTCTTCCGGGCCTGCACGTCGTCGACCCGTGCCGAGGCCCGGACCGTGCTGACGCGGACGTTCGGCCTCGTCGCACTGGGCGTCCTGATCTCGGCCGTGCAGTGGATCCCGTCGAAGGAGCTGCTCGACCGCTCGCCCCGCGCCGGCGGCCTGTCGTACGACGAGCTGACCTACGGCTCGTGGAGTCCCGAGCTGCTGCCGACGCTGGCCCTCCGCGAGGCCTACGGCACCCGCGCCCGCGACACCGACTGGATGGACGGCTTCTACCCCTACCACGAGATGAACGCGTACCTGGGCCTGCTCGGCCTCGCGCTGGCGGTCGTGGGCGCTGCGGGTCCGGGAGGACGCGATCGGTGGACGACCGGTTTCGTGTTGCTGACGATCACCGGCGCGTTGCTGATGCTCGGCCGGTTCACCTTCCTGTTCGACTACGCGAATCGGATCCCCATCGCCGGCAGCTCGCGCGAGCCGGTTCGGCTGCACCTCTGGGTCTCCCTGGGCGTCGCCGCGCTCGCGGCCGTGGGCGTCGAGCGACTTCAGCGGCCGGGACTGGTGAGCCTCCGCGCGGCGATGGTCTTCGTGGCCGTGGTGATGATTGCGTCGCTGCCGATCCTCGCCTACGTCTACTCGCCCGTGTGGACCGATCCCCGGCGATGGACGACCCCGTACCACATCGACCGCTACCGCTGGCTGGGCCGCGAGCTGGGCGTGGGGGCGATCCGCACCGGCGTCCTGCTCGTCGCCGGCCTGATGCTCGCGCGGGCGGCCGCGGCGGCGCAGAACCCGGTCCGCCGCGCCCGACTCGCCGCGGCGCTGCCGGTCCTGGTCTTTATGGACCTGCTGGGGGCCCACGAGGTCGACCCGGTGACCGTGCCGCCGTCGTACTGGACGTCGCCGCCCGAGAGCGTGCAACGCCTCAAGGCCGACCCGACGTTCATCCGGGTTTTCGGCAAGGGCGACCGGAGCGCGGGCGAGCCGGGATACGCCTCGGAGCCGATCGACTTCTTCCGGGCGCGCGACGCCCTCGACTGGAGCCTGCCGGCCGCCTGGGGCCTGGCCTCGTCGAAAGGCGAGACGCCGATGATCCCGCGGCGGATCCTCGACTACTTCGACCACGCCCAGTACCGGGCCGGCCGATTCGACCTCGACAGCGTCAGCCACGTCGTCACGGGCCGGACCCTCCGCTCGACGTTCGTCCCCAACGAGCCGGTCGGCGACGCCTTCCTGCACGTCAATCCCAACGCGCTCCCCCGCGCCCGGCTCGCCGGCCGGCCGGCCTACGCCGAGGGGCGAGAGGAGGCGGTCGAGACCCTCACGCGCCTGGGCCCCGAAGTCCAGGAGCGGCTCGTCGTGGAAGACCCCGCACGTCCGCTCGACGCCGACGCCCGGGTCGCGGGGACGGCGAAGATCGAGACCGACCTGCCCGAGGAGGTCGTCGTCTCGGTGTCGGCCGAGACCCCGGCGTATCTCGTCCTGGCCGACACGTTCGACCCCGGCTGGTCGGCGACCGTCGACGGCGAGCCCGCCGCGATCGTCCCGGCCTACGTGGCGTTCCGGGCCGTCTTCGTGAAGCCCGGGAGCCATCGAATCGTCTTCCGGTACGCCCCCGCGGGGTTCGCGGCGGGCCTGGCCGCAACCGCCGTAGGCTGCCTGCTGGCGCTCGGATGCATGCTGCGTCCCGGCTCCGCGACGGCGACGCCCGACCACGTCGTGATGGCGGGGGCGGGTCGGCTCAAGGCCGTCTGGCTGGCCGCGGCGATCCTGGTGGTCGTCGCCTCGATCCCGAGGCTGGGGCCGACCGGCGTCTCGGTCCAGTCGCGCTGGGGACGCGCCTGGCATACGTTCACCTGGGGGGCGGGCCTCGAAGCCATGCACGAGAATCGACGCTGA
- the pdxA gene encoding 4-hydroxythreonine-4-phosphate dehydrogenase PdxA — protein MDRPKVALTMGDVAGVGPELIARAWSDPALHALCAPLVVGSVAVLRRALALGAVASPARIQPIARPEEADPSPLLVPCLEPPGATDVSGVEPRAVDARAGRGAYEYLVHAIDLALAHRVDAIMTLPLNKEALSRAGVHHPGHTEILAERCGTPDHAMMLYLPAEAPPADPNAAPGLGVVHVTLHMALRDVFAAITIDSVAAKIRLADRALRPLTEGRRPRIALASLNPHAGENGLFGDEEITTIRPAVALTKAEGLDVSGPFPNDTLFKEALSGTFDAVVAMYHDQGHIALKTVGFSRGVNITLGLPIVRTSVAHGTAFDIAWEGLADPSSLIEAVRAASRMVLWNRRAASSP, from the coding sequence ATGGACCGCCCGAAAGTCGCACTCACCATGGGAGACGTCGCCGGCGTCGGCCCCGAGCTGATCGCGAGGGCCTGGAGCGACCCCGCCCTGCACGCCCTCTGCGCCCCCCTGGTCGTCGGCAGCGTCGCCGTCCTCCGCCGGGCCCTGGCCCTCGGCGCCGTCGCCAGCCCCGCCCGGATCCAGCCGATCGCCCGCCCCGAAGAGGCCGATCCTTCGCCCCTGCTGGTCCCCTGCCTGGAACCCCCGGGCGCGACGGACGTCTCCGGGGTCGAGCCCCGGGCGGTCGACGCCCGCGCCGGCCGGGGCGCGTACGAATACCTGGTCCACGCCATCGACCTGGCGCTGGCCCATCGGGTCGATGCGATCATGACCCTGCCGCTCAACAAGGAGGCCCTGAGCCGGGCCGGAGTCCACCACCCGGGTCACACGGAGATCCTCGCCGAGCGCTGCGGGACGCCCGACCATGCGATGATGCTCTATCTGCCCGCCGAGGCCCCGCCGGCCGATCCCAACGCCGCCCCGGGCCTGGGGGTCGTCCACGTCACGCTCCACATGGCGCTCCGGGACGTCTTCGCCGCAATCACGATCGATTCGGTCGCGGCCAAGATCCGCCTCGCCGACCGGGCGCTGCGGCCGTTGACGGAGGGGCGGCGGCCGCGCATCGCCCTGGCCTCGCTCAACCCCCACGCGGGCGAGAACGGCCTCTTCGGCGACGAGGAGATCACGACCATCCGGCCCGCCGTCGCCCTGACGAAGGCCGAGGGCCTCGACGTTTCGGGCCCGTTCCCCAACGACACCCTCTTCAAGGAGGCCCTCTCGGGGACCTTCGACGCCGTCGTGGCGATGTATCACGACCAGGGGCACATCGCCCTCAAGACGGTCGGCTTCTCGCGCGGGGTGAACATCACGCTCGGCCTGCCGATCGTCCGGACGAGCGTGGCGCACGGCACGGCGTTCGACATCGCCTGGGAGGGGCTGGCCGACCCCTCGAGCCTGATCGAGGCCGTCCGCGCGGCCTCGCGGATGGTCCTCTGGAACCGGCGAGCCGCGTCGTCGCCGTGA